A section of the Streptomyces sp. SCL15-4 genome encodes:
- a CDS encoding DUF4240 domain-containing protein, with the protein MDETEFWELIDSTREAAGGDPEDQADLLVERLLALDPERVLDFARHFEARYNRAYRWDLWGAAWLLLDGCSDDAFDFFRCWLIGQGREVFEGALHDPDALAGLLGEFDEEIDGDGEELGYAADEAYEQLTGTVAPDLGLAPPPAEPEGTPPDLEDDRVLAERFPRLWERLRT; encoded by the coding sequence ATGGACGAGACGGAGTTCTGGGAGCTGATCGACTCCACCCGGGAGGCCGCCGGGGGTGACCCCGAGGACCAGGCCGACCTGCTCGTGGAGCGGCTTCTCGCGCTGGACCCGGAACGGGTCCTGGACTTCGCCCGCCACTTCGAGGCCCGCTACAACCGCGCCTACCGCTGGGACCTGTGGGGAGCCGCCTGGCTGCTGCTGGACGGGTGCAGCGACGACGCGTTCGACTTCTTCCGGTGCTGGCTGATCGGGCAGGGCCGGGAGGTCTTCGAGGGGGCCCTGCACGACCCGGACGCGCTGGCCGGGCTGCTGGGCGAGTTCGACGAGGAGATCGACGGCGACGGCGAGGAGCTGGGCTACGCGGCGGACGAGGCGTACGAGCAGCTGACCGGCACGGTCGCGCCCGACCTGGGCCTCGCCCCGCCGCCGGCCGAGCCGGAGGGCACACCGCCGGACCTGGAGGACGACCGGGTGCTCGCCGAGCGCTTCCCCCGGCTGTGGGAACGGCTGCGGACATGA
- a CDS encoding helix-turn-helix transcriptional regulator — protein sequence MRAARLIKMVLLLQSRPVMTAAELARELEVSERTVTRDAQALSEAGVPVYADRGRAGGYRLVGGYRTRLTGLARGEAEALFLSGVPGALREMGLQDAASAARLKVSAALLPSLRDAPDTAAQRFHLDAPAWFREPVTPAPLPVLAEAVWDDGRVLARYRRGQDTVERRLEPYGLVLKAGVWYLCARVAGGGSFRTYRIDRFTAVDALDERFDRDPGFDLPGFWAEQAERFARSILRAEVVVRLSPEGVRRLPHAVDPLAARTALAEPGAPDAAGRVTVTLPVESEEVAYEQLTALGPEAEVLAPAALRERFAADAARAAALYHAGDG from the coding sequence ATGCGTGCGGCCCGGCTCATCAAGATGGTTCTGCTCCTCCAGTCACGGCCGGTCATGACCGCCGCCGAACTGGCCCGGGAGCTGGAGGTGTCGGAGCGGACCGTGACGCGGGACGCCCAGGCGCTGTCGGAGGCGGGCGTGCCGGTGTACGCGGACCGGGGGCGGGCCGGAGGGTACCGGCTGGTCGGCGGGTACCGGACGCGGCTGACCGGGCTGGCCCGCGGCGAGGCCGAGGCGCTGTTCCTGAGCGGGGTGCCGGGGGCGCTGCGGGAGATGGGGCTCCAGGACGCCGCCTCGGCGGCCCGGCTGAAGGTGTCGGCGGCCCTGCTGCCCTCGCTGCGGGACGCCCCGGACACCGCCGCGCAGCGCTTCCACCTGGACGCGCCCGCCTGGTTCCGGGAGCCGGTGACGCCCGCGCCGCTGCCGGTGCTCGCCGAGGCGGTGTGGGACGACGGCCGGGTCCTCGCCCGGTACCGGCGCGGCCAGGACACGGTGGAGCGGCGGCTGGAGCCGTACGGGCTCGTGCTGAAGGCCGGCGTCTGGTACCTGTGCGCGCGGGTCGCCGGCGGCGGTTCCTTCCGGACGTACCGGATCGACCGGTTCACCGCCGTGGACGCGCTGGACGAACGCTTCGACCGCGATCCGGGGTTCGATCTGCCCGGTTTCTGGGCGGAGCAGGCCGAGCGGTTCGCCCGCTCGATCCTGCGCGCCGAGGTCGTCGTACGGCTCTCCCCGGAGGGAGTGCGCCGGCTGCCGCACGCCGTCGATCCGCTCGCCGCGCGGACGGCCCTCGCGGAGCCGGGAGCGCCGGACGCGGCGGGCCGGGTGACGGTGACGCTGCCGGTGGAGTCGGAGGAGGTCGCGTACGAGCAGCTGACCGCGCTCGGCCCGGAGGCCGAGGTGCTGGCGCCGGCCGCGCTGCGCGAACGGTTCGCCGCGGACGCGGCCCGCGCCGCCGCCCTGTACCACGCCGGGGACGGCTGA
- the aceE gene encoding pyruvate dehydrogenase (acetyl-transferring), homodimeric type encodes MTDPNAIQPSALDQLPDRDPEETAEWQASLDAVAREAGPHRAAYLMRRTLERAEAGGIALPKLLETDYVNTIPTSAEPALPGDPEMEARITAWNRWNAAAMVTRGSKHGVGGHIATFASAAWLYETGFNHFFKGKEGDGSGDQLYIQGHASPGIYARAFLDGRLNEAHLDNFRQEAGGNGLPSYPHPRRLPWLWEFPTVSMGLGPLSAIYQARFNRYLTNRGIKDVSASHVWAFLGDGEMDEPESTAALALAAREELDNLTFVINCNLQRLDGPVRANFKIVQELEAQFRGAGWNVVKTLWGSAWDELFALDTTGALVRRLREVPDAQVQTYQTRDAAYIRQDFFGADPALAEMAKLLSDDKILECFHLSRGGHEASKVYAAYKAAVEHKGAPTVILAQTVKGHTLGEGFASKNANHQMKKLTVDEFKAMRDRLGLPIKDSDFVDGVVPYGHPGADAPEVRYLQERRAALGGPAPARRTHVLPALPAPAEKAFASFDKGSGSQNVATTMAFVRLIKDLVRDKETGKRWVPIVPDEARTFGMESLFPSLGIYSPKGQTYEPVDRDQLMYYKEAENGQILNEGITEAGSMADFIAASTSYATHGEAMIPFYIFYSMFGWQRTADQMWQLGDQLGRGFLIGATAGRTTLTGEGLQHADGHSPVIAATNPAALTYDPAFAYEIAVIVREGLRRMYGEAKPGEDQNVFYYLTVYNEPLPQPAKPQGLGIDEAIVKGLYRFNTAESAGIAVAAGAPRIQLLGSGTAIHWALQAQKLLAEEWGVAADVWSATSWTELRRDALEADAALLRGEDRVPYVRQALQGAEGPVLAVSDYMRQVPDQIAQWVEQDWSSLGADGFGLSDTREAARRHFGVDAESIVVAALAQLARRGEVKATAVKEAREKYGL; translated from the coding sequence ATGACCGACCCCAACGCCATCCAGCCGAGCGCGCTCGACCAGCTCCCGGACCGCGACCCGGAGGAGACCGCCGAATGGCAGGCCTCCCTGGACGCCGTGGCCAGGGAAGCCGGACCGCACCGCGCCGCGTACCTGATGCGCCGCACGCTGGAGCGCGCCGAGGCGGGCGGCATCGCGCTGCCGAAGCTCCTCGAGACGGACTACGTCAACACCATCCCCACCTCCGCGGAGCCGGCCCTGCCCGGTGACCCGGAGATGGAGGCCCGGATCACCGCGTGGAACCGCTGGAACGCGGCGGCCATGGTGACCCGTGGCAGCAAGCACGGCGTCGGCGGCCACATCGCGACCTTCGCCTCCGCCGCCTGGCTGTACGAGACCGGCTTCAACCACTTCTTCAAGGGCAAGGAGGGCGACGGTTCCGGCGACCAGCTGTACATCCAGGGCCACGCCTCCCCGGGCATCTACGCCCGCGCCTTCCTCGACGGCCGCCTGAACGAGGCGCACCTCGACAACTTCCGCCAGGAGGCCGGCGGCAACGGCCTGCCCTCCTACCCGCACCCGCGCCGGCTGCCCTGGCTGTGGGAGTTCCCGACGGTCTCCATGGGCCTCGGCCCGCTGTCGGCGATCTACCAGGCGCGGTTCAACCGCTACCTGACCAACCGCGGCATCAAGGACGTCTCCGCGTCCCACGTCTGGGCCTTCCTCGGCGACGGCGAGATGGACGAGCCGGAGTCGACGGCCGCCCTCGCGCTGGCCGCCCGTGAGGAGCTGGACAACCTCACCTTCGTCATCAACTGCAACCTCCAGCGCCTGGACGGCCCGGTCCGCGCCAACTTCAAGATCGTGCAGGAGCTGGAGGCCCAGTTCCGCGGCGCCGGCTGGAACGTCGTCAAGACGCTGTGGGGTTCGGCCTGGGACGAGCTGTTCGCCCTCGACACCACGGGCGCGCTGGTCCGCCGGCTGCGCGAGGTGCCGGACGCGCAGGTCCAGACGTACCAGACCCGCGACGCCGCCTACATCCGCCAGGACTTCTTCGGCGCGGACCCGGCGCTGGCCGAGATGGCCAAGCTGCTGAGCGACGACAAGATCCTCGAGTGCTTCCACCTCTCGCGCGGCGGTCACGAGGCGAGCAAGGTCTACGCCGCCTACAAGGCCGCCGTCGAGCACAAGGGCGCGCCGACCGTGATCCTGGCCCAGACGGTCAAGGGCCACACCCTCGGCGAGGGCTTCGCGTCGAAGAACGCCAACCACCAGATGAAGAAGCTGACGGTGGACGAGTTCAAGGCGATGCGCGACCGGCTCGGCCTGCCGATCAAGGACAGCGACTTCGTCGACGGCGTGGTGCCCTACGGCCACCCGGGTGCCGACGCCCCCGAGGTGCGCTACCTCCAGGAGCGCCGCGCGGCCCTCGGCGGCCCGGCCCCGGCCCGCCGCACCCACGTCCTGCCCGCGCTGCCGGCCCCGGCCGAGAAGGCGTTCGCCTCCTTCGACAAGGGCTCCGGCTCCCAGAACGTGGCCACCACCATGGCCTTCGTCCGCCTGATCAAGGACCTGGTCCGCGACAAGGAGACGGGCAAGCGCTGGGTGCCGATCGTCCCGGACGAGGCGCGCACCTTCGGCATGGAGAGCCTCTTCCCGTCGCTCGGCATCTACTCGCCCAAGGGCCAGACGTACGAGCCGGTCGACCGCGACCAGCTGATGTACTACAAGGAGGCCGAGAACGGCCAGATCCTCAACGAGGGGATCACCGAGGCCGGTTCGATGGCCGACTTCATCGCCGCTTCGACGTCGTACGCGACGCACGGCGAGGCGATGATCCCGTTCTACATCTTCTACTCGATGTTCGGCTGGCAGCGCACGGCCGACCAGATGTGGCAGCTCGGCGACCAGCTCGGCCGCGGCTTCCTCATCGGCGCGACGGCGGGCCGCACCACCCTGACGGGCGAGGGCCTGCAGCACGCCGACGGCCACTCGCCGGTGATCGCCGCGACCAACCCGGCCGCGCTGACGTACGACCCCGCGTTCGCCTACGAGATCGCGGTGATCGTCCGTGAGGGTCTGCGCCGGATGTACGGCGAGGCCAAGCCGGGCGAGGACCAGAACGTCTTCTACTACCTGACGGTCTACAACGAGCCGCTGCCGCAGCCGGCCAAGCCGCAGGGCCTCGGCATCGACGAGGCCATCGTCAAGGGCCTGTACCGCTTCAACACGGCGGAGTCGGCGGGCATCGCCGTCGCGGCGGGCGCCCCGCGCATCCAGCTGCTGGGCTCGGGTACGGCGATCCACTGGGCCCTGCAGGCGCAGAAGCTGCTGGCCGAGGAGTGGGGCGTGGCCGCGGACGTGTGGTCGGCGACCTCCTGGACCGAGCTGCGCCGGGACGCGCTGGAGGCCGACGCGGCGCTGCTGCGCGGCGAGGACCGCGTGCCGTACGTCCGCCAGGCCCTCCAGGGCGCCGAGGGCCCGGTCCTCGCGGTGTCGGACTACATGCGCCAGGTACCGGACCAGATCGCGCAGTGGGTCGAGCAGGACTGGTCCTCGCTGGGCGCCGACGGCTTCGGTCTGTCGGACACCCGTGAGGCCGCCCGCCGTCACTTCGGCGTCGACGCCGAGTCGATCGTCGTGGCCGCCCTCGCCCAGCTCGCCCGCCGCGGCGAGGTCAAGGCGACGGCCGTCAAGGAGGCCCGGGAGAAGTACGGCCTGTAA
- a CDS encoding GntR family transcriptional regulator, giving the protein MTAPVVHSLREQIREHIVEGIVSGRWQPGERIVERRIATELEVSQTPVREALRELESLRLIESAPNKGVRVRNLSAADLEESYPVRAGLEAIAAELAAERLAEDCSALEPHVTALYEADREADGTAQVRHTVGFHRELVRAAHNSVLLHTWEGLGIEVFTALSIRWLGTVQQSYAEEHEELVQAFKRRDPRIAELVKAHVLGCAPRA; this is encoded by the coding sequence ATGACCGCGCCCGTCGTCCACTCGCTGCGCGAGCAGATCCGCGAGCACATCGTGGAGGGAATCGTCAGCGGGCGCTGGCAGCCGGGCGAGCGGATCGTGGAGCGGCGGATCGCGACCGAACTGGAGGTCAGCCAGACCCCGGTGCGGGAGGCCCTGCGCGAGCTGGAGTCGCTGCGGCTGATCGAGTCGGCGCCGAACAAGGGCGTACGCGTCCGCAATCTGTCCGCCGCCGACCTGGAGGAGAGCTACCCGGTCCGGGCGGGGCTGGAGGCGATCGCCGCCGAGCTGGCGGCGGAGCGCCTCGCGGAGGACTGCTCGGCGCTGGAACCGCACGTCACGGCCCTGTACGAGGCCGACCGGGAGGCGGACGGCACGGCCCAGGTGCGGCACACGGTCGGCTTCCACCGGGAGCTGGTGCGCGCCGCGCACAACTCGGTGCTGCTGCACACGTGGGAAGGGCTGGGCATCGAGGTCTTCACGGCGCTGTCGATCCGCTGGCTGGGCACCGTCCAGCAGTCGTACGCGGAGGAGCACGAGGAGCTGGTGCAGGCGTTCAAGCGCCGTGATCCGCGGATCGCGGAACTGGTGAAGGCGCATGTGCTGGGCTGCGCGCCGCGCGCCTGA
- the sucB gene encoding 2-oxoglutarate dehydrogenase, E2 component, dihydrolipoamide succinyltransferase, giving the protein MAVSVTLPALGESVTEGTVTRWLKAEGERVEADEPLLEVSTDKVDTEIPAPASGILASIKVAEDETVEVGAELALIDDGSGAPAAAEAPAAEAAPAAEAPAAEPAPTPAAEAPAAAPAPAAEAAPAGGAEGTDVVLPALGESVTEGTVTRWLKSVGETVEADEPLLEVSTDKVDTEIPAPASGVLLEIVVGEDETAEVGAKLAVIGAPGAAPAPAAEAAPAAPAPAPAPAPAPAPAPAPAAAPAPAPAPAAAPAPAPAAPAAPAAAAPAPAPAPAPVTPATAPTSPTATQATDEGAYVTPLVRKLAAENGIDLATVKGTGVGGRIRKQDVLAAAEAAKAATAAPAPAAAAPAAAAKKAPALEVSPLRGQTVKMPRIRKVIGDNMVKALHEQAQLSSVVEVDVTRLMKLRARAKDSFAAREGVKLSPMPFFVKAAAQALKAHPVINAKINEAEGTITYFDTENIGIAVDSEKGLMTPVIKHAGDLNIAGIAKATAELAGKVRANKITPDELSGASFTISNTGSRGALFDTIIVPPGQVAILGIGATVKRPAVIETEEGTVIGVRDMTYLTLSYDHRLVDGADAARYLTAVKAILEAGEFEVELGL; this is encoded by the coding sequence ATGGCGGTTTCCGTAACCCTTCCGGCGCTCGGCGAGAGCGTCACCGAGGGCACTGTCACCCGCTGGCTGAAGGCCGAGGGCGAGCGCGTCGAGGCCGACGAGCCGCTGCTCGAGGTCTCGACGGACAAGGTCGACACCGAGATCCCCGCCCCCGCCTCGGGCATCCTGGCCTCCATCAAGGTGGCCGAGGACGAGACGGTCGAGGTCGGCGCCGAGCTGGCCCTCATCGACGACGGCTCGGGTGCGCCCGCCGCCGCCGAGGCCCCGGCCGCCGAGGCCGCCCCGGCCGCCGAGGCCCCCGCCGCCGAGCCGGCCCCCACCCCTGCCGCCGAGGCCCCGGCCGCTGCCCCGGCCCCCGCCGCCGAGGCCGCCCCGGCCGGTGGCGCCGAGGGCACCGACGTGGTCCTGCCCGCGCTGGGCGAGTCCGTCACCGAGGGCACCGTGACCCGCTGGCTGAAGTCGGTCGGCGAGACCGTCGAGGCCGACGAGCCGCTGCTCGAGGTCTCCACGGACAAGGTCGACACCGAGATCCCCGCCCCCGCCTCCGGTGTGCTGCTGGAGATCGTGGTCGGCGAGGACGAGACGGCCGAGGTCGGCGCCAAGCTCGCCGTCATCGGTGCCCCGGGCGCCGCTCCGGCCCCCGCCGCCGAGGCCGCCCCGGCCGCCCCGGCGCCCGCTCCGGCCCCGGCTCCCGCGCCCGCTCCGGCTCCGGCTCCGGCCGCCGCTCCGGCGCCCGCCCCGGCCCCGGCCGCTGCCCCGGCCCCGGCGCCCGCCGCTCCGGCCGCGCCCGCCGCTGCCGCTCCGGCTCCGGCTCCGGCTCCGGCTCCGGTCACCCCGGCCACCGCGCCGACCTCGCCGACCGCCACCCAGGCGACCGACGAGGGCGCGTACGTGACCCCGCTGGTGCGCAAGCTCGCCGCCGAGAACGGCATCGACCTGGCCACCGTCAAGGGCACCGGCGTCGGCGGCCGGATCCGCAAGCAGGACGTCCTCGCCGCCGCCGAGGCCGCGAAGGCCGCCACCGCCGCCCCGGCTCCCGCCGCGGCCGCCCCGGCCGCCGCCGCGAAGAAGGCCCCGGCGCTGGAGGTCTCCCCGCTGCGCGGCCAGACCGTCAAGATGCCCCGCATCCGCAAGGTCATCGGCGACAACATGGTCAAGGCGCTGCACGAGCAGGCGCAGCTGTCGTCGGTCGTCGAGGTCGACGTCACCCGTCTGATGAAGCTGCGTGCCCGGGCGAAGGACTCCTTCGCGGCCCGCGAGGGCGTCAAGCTCTCCCCGATGCCGTTCTTCGTCAAGGCCGCCGCGCAGGCGCTGAAGGCCCACCCGGTCATCAACGCCAAGATCAACGAGGCCGAGGGGACCATCACCTACTTCGACACCGAGAACATCGGTATCGCGGTGGACTCCGAGAAGGGCCTGATGACCCCGGTCATCAAGCACGCCGGCGACCTGAACATCGCGGGCATCGCCAAGGCCACGGCGGAGCTGGCGGGCAAGGTCCGCGCCAACAAGATCACCCCGGACGAGCTGTCCGGCGCGTCCTTCACCATCTCCAACACCGGTTCGCGCGGCGCGCTGTTCGACACGATCATCGTGCCGCCGGGCCAGGTCGCGATCCTCGGCATCGGTGCCACGGTCAAGCGTCCGGCCGTCATCGAGACCGAGGAGGGCACGGTCATCGGCGTCCGCGACATGACCTACCTGACCCTCTCCTACGACCACCGCCTGGTCGACGGCGCCGACGCGGCCCGTTACCTGACGGCGGTCAAGGCGATCCTGGAGGCGGGCGAGTTCGAGGTCGAGCTGGGCCTCTGA
- the lpdA gene encoding dihydrolipoyl dehydrogenase, which produces MANDASTVFDLVILGGGSGGYAAALRGAQLGLDVALIEKDKVGGTCLHKGCIPTKALLHAGEIADQARESEQFGVKASFEGIDVPAVHKYKDEVISGLYKGLQGLISSRKVTYIEGEGRLSSPTSVDVNGQRVQGRHILLATGSVPKSLPGLEIDGNRIISSDHALVLDRVPKSAIILGGGVIGVEFASAWKSFGADVTVIEGLKHLVPVEDENSSKLLERAFRKRGIKFNLGTFFQKAEYTQDGVKVTLADGKEFEAELLLVAVGRGPVSQGLGYEEQGVAMDRGYVLVDEYMRTNVPTISAVGDLVPTLQLAHVGFAEGILVAERLAGLKVVPIDYDGVPRVTYCHPEVASVGITEAKAKEVYGADKVVSIKFPLGGNGKSRILKTAGEIKLVQVKDGAVVGVHMVGDRMGEQVGEAQLIYNWEALPSEVAQLIHAHPTQNEALGEAHLALAGKPLHMHD; this is translated from the coding sequence GTGGCGAACGACGCCAGCACCGTTTTCGACCTAGTGATCCTCGGCGGTGGTAGCGGTGGTTACGCCGCGGCCCTGCGCGGGGCTCAGCTGGGCCTGGACGTCGCCCTGATCGAGAAGGACAAGGTCGGCGGCACCTGCCTGCACAAGGGTTGCATCCCCACCAAGGCCCTGCTCCACGCGGGCGAGATCGCCGACCAGGCCCGCGAGAGCGAGCAGTTCGGCGTCAAGGCCTCCTTCGAGGGCATCGACGTCCCGGCCGTCCACAAGTACAAGGACGAGGTCATCTCGGGCCTGTACAAGGGTCTGCAGGGTCTGATCTCCTCGCGCAAGGTGACGTACATCGAGGGTGAGGGCCGGCTCTCCTCCCCCACCTCCGTCGACGTGAACGGCCAGCGCGTCCAGGGCCGCCACATCCTGCTGGCGACCGGTTCCGTGCCGAAGTCCCTGCCGGGCCTGGAGATCGACGGCAACCGGATCATCTCCTCCGACCACGCCCTGGTCCTGGACCGCGTGCCGAAGTCCGCCATCATCCTCGGCGGCGGTGTCATCGGCGTCGAGTTCGCCTCGGCGTGGAAGTCCTTCGGTGCCGACGTCACGGTCATCGAGGGCCTCAAGCACCTCGTCCCGGTCGAGGACGAGAACTCCTCCAAGCTTCTCGAGCGCGCCTTCCGCAAGCGCGGCATCAAGTTCAACCTGGGCACGTTCTTCCAGAAGGCCGAGTACACCCAGGACGGTGTGAAGGTCACCCTGGCGGACGGCAAGGAGTTCGAGGCCGAGCTGCTGCTCGTCGCCGTCGGCCGCGGCCCGGTCTCCCAGGGCCTCGGTTACGAGGAGCAGGGCGTCGCGATGGACCGCGGCTACGTCCTCGTCGACGAGTACATGCGCACCAACGTCCCGACCATCTCCGCCGTCGGCGACCTCGTCCCGACCCTCCAGCTCGCGCACGTCGGCTTCGCCGAGGGCATCCTGGTGGCGGAGCGCCTGGCCGGCCTGAAGGTCGTTCCGATCGACTACGACGGTGTTCCGCGGGTGACGTACTGCCACCCGGAGGTCGCCTCCGTCGGCATCACGGAGGCCAAGGCCAAGGAGGTCTACGGCGCGGACAAGGTCGTCTCCATCAAGTTCCCGCTCGGCGGCAACGGCAAGAGCCGGATCCTGAAGACCGCGGGCGAGATCAAGCTCGTCCAGGTCAAGGACGGTGCCGTGGTCGGCGTCCACATGGTGGGCGACCGCATGGGCGAGCAGGTCGGCGAGGCGCAGCTGATCTACAACTGGGAGGCGCTGCCGTCCGAGGTGGCCCAGCTCATCCACGCCCACCCGACGCAGAACGAGGCGCTCGGCGAGGCCCACCTGGCCCTGGCCGGCAAGCCCCTCCACATGCACGACTGA
- a CDS encoding leucyl aminopeptidase, whose amino-acid sequence MTALTLSTAAAPGLRADAIVIGVAKGAQGPVVAPGAEAVDKAYDGKLAGVLETLGASGAEGELTKLPAPAGFKAPLLVAVGLGAEPAGDDAGYDAEALRKAAGVAARALTGSRKAAFALPVDGPGALGAIGEGVLLGAYSFDAYKGGAQDAKNARAKNGKAPLAEAALLGGKPRDAAHKGALARAVAVCEELNRARDLINMPPNDLTPAAFAALTQSAAKEHGIKVQVLDDKALAKGGYGGILGVGGGSAATPRLVKLSYKHPKADKHLAFVGKGITYDSGGISLKPAGHNETMKCDMSGAAAVFAAVVAAARLGLEVDVTGWLALAENMPSGSAVRPGDVLRMYNGKTVEVLNTDAEGRLVLADALWAASQENPDAIVDVATLTGAMMLALGSRTFGVMANDDAFRSAVYEAAEEVGEPAWPMPLPEHLRKGMDSQVADIANMGERWGGGLVAGLFLREFVGEGITWAHLDIAGPAFNEGGPFGYTPKGGTGSAVRTLVRLAELTAEGDLG is encoded by the coding sequence GTGACTGCTCTGACTCTCAGCACCGCCGCGGCGCCCGGCCTGCGGGCCGACGCGATCGTGATCGGTGTCGCCAAGGGCGCCCAGGGGCCCGTCGTCGCGCCGGGCGCCGAGGCCGTGGACAAGGCGTACGACGGCAAGCTGGCCGGCGTCCTGGAGACCCTCGGCGCCTCGGGTGCCGAGGGCGAGCTGACGAAGCTGCCCGCGCCGGCCGGCTTCAAGGCCCCGCTCCTGGTGGCGGTGGGCCTGGGCGCCGAGCCCGCGGGCGACGACGCCGGCTACGACGCCGAGGCGCTGCGCAAGGCCGCCGGTGTGGCCGCCCGCGCGCTGACCGGGTCCAGGAAGGCCGCGTTCGCGCTGCCCGTCGACGGCCCCGGCGCGCTCGGCGCCATCGGCGAGGGCGTCCTGCTCGGCGCCTACTCCTTCGACGCCTACAAGGGCGGCGCCCAGGACGCGAAGAACGCCAGGGCCAAGAACGGCAAGGCGCCGCTGGCCGAGGCCGCGCTGCTCGGCGGCAAGCCGCGCGACGCCGCCCACAAGGGCGCGCTGGCCCGCGCCGTCGCGGTCTGCGAGGAGCTGAACCGCGCCCGCGACCTGATCAACATGCCGCCGAACGACCTCACCCCCGCCGCCTTCGCCGCCCTCACGCAGAGCGCGGCCAAGGAGCACGGCATCAAGGTGCAGGTGCTCGACGACAAGGCCCTGGCCAAGGGCGGCTACGGCGGCATCCTCGGCGTCGGCGGCGGCTCGGCGGCCACCCCGCGCCTGGTGAAGCTGTCGTACAAGCACCCGAAGGCGGACAAGCACCTGGCCTTCGTCGGCAAGGGCATCACCTACGACTCGGGCGGCATCTCGCTGAAGCCGGCCGGGCACAACGAGACGATGAAGTGCGACATGAGCGGCGCCGCCGCCGTGTTCGCCGCGGTCGTCGCCGCCGCCCGGCTCGGCCTGGAGGTCGACGTCACCGGCTGGCTGGCGCTGGCCGAGAACATGCCGTCCGGCTCCGCCGTCCGCCCGGGCGACGTGCTGCGCATGTACAACGGCAAGACGGTCGAGGTGCTCAACACCGACGCCGAGGGCCGGCTGGTGCTCGCCGACGCGCTGTGGGCGGCCTCGCAGGAGAACCCGGACGCGATCGTGGACGTCGCCACGCTGACCGGCGCGATGATGCTGGCGCTGGGCAGCCGGACGTTCGGTGTCATGGCCAACGACGACGCGTTCCGCTCCGCGGTGTACGAGGCGGCCGAGGAGGTCGGCGAGCCGGCCTGGCCGATGCCGCTGCCGGAGCACCTGCGCAAGGGCATGGACTCGCAGGTGGCCGACATCGCGAACATGGGCGAGCGCTGGGGCGGCGGGCTGGTGGCCGGCCTGTTCCTGCGCGAGTTCGTGGGCGAGGGCATCACCTGGGCGCACCTGGACATCGCCGGGCCGGCGTTCAACGAGGGCGGGCCGTTCGGGTACACCCCGAAGGGCGGCACGGGGTCCGCGGTGCGGACGCTGGTCCGGCTGGCGGAGCTGACGGCCGAGGGTGACCTGGGCTGA